One region of Propionispora vibrioides genomic DNA includes:
- a CDS encoding response regulator transcription factor produces the protein MRLLLVEDEVKLSEALSHLLKKNNFIVDTAEDGEKGLDMACTGIYDVIILDRMLPQLDGLALLKEFRELGYDTPVLFLTAKSSPEDRAQGLNAGADDYLVKPFFAVELVARLKALTRRKSKDLVKSTLVIGNLIFDSVRGQVIKNNEKIHLTVKESQLLELLIRNSGQVVTKERIMQKIWGYNSDTGMETINLYIHYLRKKLDLPDIKTVRGVGYYLQNSSVTAKAAQ, from the coding sequence ATGCGTTTATTATTAGTAGAAGATGAAGTAAAATTGAGCGAAGCACTATCCCATTTGTTAAAGAAAAACAACTTTATTGTCGATACCGCCGAAGACGGAGAAAAAGGCTTAGACATGGCTTGTACCGGAATTTATGATGTAATTATTTTGGATCGCATGCTGCCCCAACTGGATGGCTTAGCTCTGTTAAAAGAGTTTCGTGAGCTTGGCTATGATACGCCGGTGCTCTTTCTGACTGCCAAAAGTTCCCCGGAGGACCGGGCTCAAGGCCTCAATGCCGGTGCCGACGATTATTTGGTTAAACCGTTTTTTGCGGTAGAACTGGTAGCGAGGCTGAAGGCACTGACGCGCCGCAAAAGCAAAGACCTGGTCAAAAGCACTTTGGTTATCGGCAACTTAATTTTCGATTCTGTCCGGGGACAGGTTATCAAGAATAATGAAAAAATCCATCTGACCGTAAAAGAATCGCAATTGCTCGAACTCTTAATCCGCAACTCCGGCCAAGTAGTTACGAAAGAACGGATTATGCAAAAAATTTGGGGCTACAATTCCGATACCGGCATGGAAACCATTAATCTTTATATTCACTATCTGCGCAAAAAATTAGATTTACCTGACATAAAAACGGTACGTGGCGTCGGTTATTATCTACAGAACAGTTCCGTTACAGCAAAAGCCGCACAATAA
- a CDS encoding flagellin N-terminal helical domain-containing protein, with translation MGMIINTNLSALNTWNQLNRNTSSMNSALEKLSSGYKINSSSDDAAGLAISKKMVNQINGLDQANENSQNASSMVQTADGALEETNSILERMRELAVQSASDTNTDSDRSNIQDEVDALTSEINNIANTTEFNTKKLLNGNLSAAVTTATKNVLSNSSVVTASGNVTAGTTTLGSLTDTAKNSLGIDTGDTITINYMKDGAYRTATITVAAGTTTLSSLTAASTYDKTGAATGDTIANDFTFSVDANTGTIKVTAATTGAANAIYGLNITVNDVTSTTDSNGDTTTTTTENTAATDALSSFNQTVAAKDTSVDGTATILIGANTGQDLKINIGNMDATSLGVQNIQVDTQEAANTAIKTIDTAVSTVTAERAKLGAIVNRLSSTSDNLSTSSENLSAANSLIRDTDMASEMANYTKLSTLTQAATAMLAKANSQPQMVLQLLQS, from the coding sequence ATGGGAATGATTATCAACACAAACCTATCTGCTTTAAACACCTGGAATCAATTAAACCGTAATACCAGCTCGATGAACAGCGCGTTGGAAAAACTGTCTTCCGGCTACAAGATCAACTCTTCGTCGGATGACGCCGCCGGATTGGCCATCTCCAAAAAAATGGTCAATCAGATCAACGGCCTGGATCAGGCTAATGAAAACTCCCAAAATGCTTCGTCGATGGTGCAAACGGCCGACGGTGCTCTGGAAGAAACCAACAGCATCTTAGAACGGATGCGCGAACTGGCGGTACAATCAGCCAGCGACACCAACACCGACAGTGACCGTTCGAACATCCAGGACGAAGTGGACGCCCTTACCTCTGAAATTAACAATATCGCCAATACCACCGAATTCAACACCAAAAAGCTGTTGAACGGTAATTTGAGTGCGGCTGTGACCACAGCGACCAAAAATGTTCTTTCCAACTCTTCTGTTGTTACGGCCAGCGGTAATGTGACTGCCGGTACTACCACACTGGGTAGCTTAACCGATACAGCTAAAAATTCGTTGGGTATTGACACGGGAGATACCATTACCATCAACTACATGAAAGACGGAGCGTATCGCACGGCTACGATAACGGTTGCAGCCGGTACCACTACTTTGTCCAGCTTAACTGCTGCCAGCACGTATGATAAAACAGGTGCCGCTACCGGAGATACCATTGCTAACGATTTCACCTTCTCCGTCGATGCTAATACCGGCACAATCAAAGTTACTGCGGCAACTACAGGTGCGGCCAATGCTATCTATGGTTTAAATATTACCGTAAATGACGTCACAAGCACAACAGACTCTAACGGTGATACAACAACCACCACTACGGAAAATACGGCTGCAACAGATGCGTTGTCCTCTTTCAATCAAACAGTCGCCGCTAAAGATACTTCCGTTGATGGCACGGCCACCATCTTAATCGGGGCGAATACCGGTCAAGACCTCAAAATAAATATTGGCAATATGGATGCTACCTCACTGGGTGTGCAAAACATTCAGGTTGATACGCAGGAAGCTGCCAATACTGCTATTAAAACCATTGATACAGCAGTATCCACCGTTACGGCCGAACGGGCAAAATTGGGTGCCATAGTCAATCGGTTAAGCTCCACTTCGGATAACCTGTCAACCTCCAGCGAAAACCTGTCGGCGGCCAACTCGCTGATCCGCGATACCGATATGGCTTCCGAAATGGCCAATTACACCAAGCTGAGCACACTGACTCAGGCGGCAACCGCCATGCTGGCCAAAGCCAACTCTCAGCCGCAAATGGTATTGCAATTGCTGCAATCCTAA
- the fliD gene encoding flagellar filament capping protein FliD, with protein sequence MSSSSSSSSVNMSTVNGTTRVTGLSSGIDVDTIVTQLTTAEKAKKLYKLQKKEQLAEWKQEDYRTITSDIQDFTDKYFNVTSSTSLLSTKNFNQYTVTSSSSAVTASYTSSASAGTHTVTVSQLATKATMQSSASPSKDVQGSTAVDYSALSGKGISLTVDGTSYTVDLDDVTDLDSLQDAVDNAVGEGKITVSEDSSNILSFTAADSGVQQIKISAPSSGTSGLSSLGFGSGAVLSNRLTTTSTLGDIADQLNSTLTFNSDDEIELTINGTSFSFDKDTTLKEMMSEINSSDCGATIAYNDTSGKLVLTASTTGAGNKLSVTEGDGSNFISTFLGSSTAGLDAKVTVDGQSMTRSSNTITVDGVTYTFNSTTSSGDSATVSLTQDVDGIYNLISSFVDDYNSLIDTINDKLQEEYDSDYPPLTDDDKEDMSETQISAYEKKAKVGMLENDSTLSNFLSELRSTFLDSTSGLSSTIFDIGLDTSDDYSEKGKLTIDEDALKEAIQNDPETVMNIFTKQSTSYSGTTSVRTLSSSAMSTRYKEEGVAYRFYDVIAKYTSTVRDSSGNKGLLLEMAGISGDSSNSDNQLSDQLSDYEEKISKEKDRLSTYSDKLYTKYSNLETYINQMNVQLSALSSYMSS encoded by the coding sequence ATGTCCAGTTCAAGCAGCAGTAGCAGTGTGAATATGAGCACAGTCAATGGGACGACCCGGGTAACCGGGCTGTCATCGGGGATTGATGTGGATACCATTGTAACGCAATTGACAACAGCGGAAAAAGCAAAGAAGCTGTACAAGTTGCAGAAGAAAGAGCAATTGGCTGAATGGAAGCAGGAGGATTACCGGACAATTACCTCCGACATTCAGGATTTTACTGATAAATATTTTAATGTTACTTCATCAACCAGCTTGTTGAGTACGAAAAACTTTAACCAATATACGGTTACCAGCAGCAGTAGTGCCGTGACTGCCAGTTATACCAGTTCGGCCAGTGCCGGCACTCATACGGTAACAGTCAGCCAACTGGCCACCAAGGCCACTATGCAGAGCAGCGCCAGTCCTTCCAAGGATGTGCAGGGGAGTACAGCCGTTGATTATTCGGCTTTAAGTGGTAAGGGCATTTCCCTCACCGTAGACGGAACCTCCTATACGGTGGATTTGGATGATGTAACCGATCTGGATTCGCTGCAGGATGCCGTAGATAATGCGGTGGGGGAAGGTAAGATCACGGTTAGTGAGGATAGTTCCAATATATTGAGCTTTACTGCTGCTGACAGCGGGGTTCAGCAAATCAAAATCAGCGCACCCAGTTCCGGTACCAGTGGCTTGTCTTCCCTGGGTTTCGGCAGTGGTGCCGTTCTGTCCAACCGTTTGACGACAACAAGTACTCTGGGGGATATTGCTGATCAGTTAAATTCGACGCTGACCTTTAATTCTGATGACGAAATCGAATTAACCATTAACGGTACATCCTTTTCTTTTGATAAGGATACAACCTTAAAGGAAATGATGAGTGAAATCAACTCCAGTGATTGCGGTGCCACCATTGCTTATAATGATACATCAGGCAAGCTGGTGTTAACAGCCTCGACCACTGGTGCAGGCAATAAATTGTCGGTCACCGAAGGAGACGGCAGTAATTTTATCAGCACTTTTCTAGGCAGTTCCACAGCCGGCTTAGACGCTAAAGTAACGGTTGACGGACAGTCGATGACCCGCAGTTCCAATACGATTACGGTAGATGGTGTAACCTATACCTTTAACAGTACTACTTCCAGCGGTGACAGTGCTACGGTCAGCCTGACACAGGATGTGGATGGTATTTATAATTTAATTAGTAGCTTTGTTGATGACTACAACAGCCTGATCGATACAATTAACGATAAGCTGCAGGAAGAATACGATTCGGATTATCCGCCACTGACCGATGATGACAAAGAGGATATGTCGGAAACGCAGATTAGTGCTTACGAGAAAAAAGCCAAGGTTGGTATGTTGGAAAATGACTCAACCTTGAGTAACTTTTTAAGCGAGTTGCGTTCCACCTTTTTGGATTCGACGTCAGGGCTGTCCTCGACAATTTTCGATATCGGCCTGGATACCAGCGATGATTACAGTGAAAAAGGAAAACTGACGATTGACGAGGATGCGCTGAAAGAAGCCATCCAAAATGATCCGGAGACGGTGATGAATATCTTTACGAAACAGTCGACCAGTTATTCCGGTACTACTTCCGTAAGAACACTGAGTTCCTCGGCCATGTCGACAAGGTATAAGGAGGAAGGGGTTGCCTACCGTTTTTATGATGTGATTGCCAAGTATACCTCTACTGTCAGAGATAGTTCGGGTAACAAAGGGCTTTTGTTGGAAATGGCCGGCATCAGCGGTGATTCATCCAATTCGGATAACCAGCTTTCCGATCAACTCTCTGATTATGAAGAGAAGATATCGAAAGAAAAGGACCGTTTAAGCACTTACTCAGATAAGCTGTACACAAAGTATAGTAATTTAGAAACCTATATTAATCAGATGAATGTACAATTGTCGGCTTTATCTTCCTACATGTCATCGTAG
- the flgL gene encoding flagellar hook-associated protein FlgL, whose protein sequence is MRITNNMIVANTIKNLNNSASRVNEAQERVSTEKKISLPSDDPIIATRAIKYRSYVDTIEQYQKNTDDVTSWQSTTDGALSDLSDIMGQVRTLVVKASSDTLSDTDKSAIKEQISELQQNAIDVMNTSYGGRYIFGGYSTGEAPYALESTGLTDSNGDSISTVTFKGKYLSLGGVVDSSVSDSDIENFCNTNASDIYSTASAQSIKVNVGFDTDVTVNVEGQNVVGEGVGSNLFDTFSKILLALDGGTSYKTATVDTSTSPATTTVTENTISNVSDFLTDIDNDLNRISTAQSALGASMKNVSMISDRLDNAYTTYTTLMSNNEDVDIAKATIESSSAEAVYEASLAVGAKAISKTLVDYLA, encoded by the coding sequence ATGCGAATAACAAATAATATGATTGTCGCCAACACAATTAAAAATCTTAACAATAGTGCGTCCCGTGTCAATGAAGCGCAGGAACGGGTCTCTACGGAAAAGAAAATTTCTCTGCCATCTGATGATCCAATCATTGCCACCCGGGCAATTAAATACCGGAGCTATGTGGACACAATTGAACAGTACCAGAAAAATACCGATGACGTAACTTCCTGGCAGTCGACAACCGATGGGGCGCTGAGTGACTTGAGCGATATCATGGGCCAGGTTAGGACGCTGGTGGTGAAGGCTTCCAGTGATACGCTGTCCGATACTGACAAGTCGGCGATTAAAGAACAAATCAGTGAATTGCAGCAAAATGCTATTGATGTCATGAACACCAGCTACGGCGGACGGTATATTTTCGGTGGCTATAGTACGGGAGAGGCTCCTTACGCGTTGGAGTCTACCGGCCTAACCGACAGCAACGGTGATAGTATCAGCACGGTAACCTTTAAAGGGAAATATCTGAGTCTGGGCGGCGTAGTAGATTCCAGTGTGAGCGACAGCGATATTGAAAATTTTTGCAATACCAATGCCAGTGATATCTATTCCACCGCGTCCGCACAGTCGATAAAAGTTAATGTCGGCTTTGATACCGACGTCACGGTCAATGTGGAAGGGCAGAATGTGGTTGGCGAAGGAGTAGGCAGCAATCTGTTTGATACGTTCAGTAAGATTTTGCTGGCTTTGGATGGCGGTACCAGTTATAAAACGGCTACTGTTGATACGAGTACAAGCCCGGCCACAACGACCGTCACGGAAAATACGATTAGTAACGTCAGTGATTTTTTGACTGACATTGACAACGACCTGAACCGGATTTCTACCGCTCAGTCGGCATTGGGGGCCAGTATGAAAAATGTCAGTATGATTTCCGACCGGCTGGATAATGCCTATACTACCTATACTACACTGATGAGTAATAATGAAGATGTGGATATTGCCAAAGCCACCATTGAGTCGTCCAGTGCGGAAGCGGTGTATGAAGCATCCCTGGCCGTTGGTGCTAAGGCGATCAGCAAGACTTTGGTTGATTATCTGGCTTAA
- the flgK gene encoding flagellar hook-associated protein FlgK, whose protein sequence is MASTFMGLSIAGRGLSASQVGLSVTTNNISNVNTTGYSRQVVNQIAVGPAAVYSSNYVGSGTDVTSVDRVRSFRLDQKYWQENSSLNEWSTKDSTIEELQNVLGTSIDSTDEGFGATLNAFYSALSDVSSDASSSSARAELQESGEALCSYLNDAANQLTQLRSDVNSDINTSVNQINTYAQQIADLNQRITIAANSGASTNELEDQRDTLIDSLSALTSVQVTQVQVGSGDSSSASYSYTVTVGGETLVNGSNARQLETYVINDGSTQDGMYGIRWSDTGTSFETGSSGSLKAELDLRDGTGEDGGYKGIVYYQNQLDDFARTFAEAFNEGIYKDGSTSSYGSGHASGYGLDGSTGIRFFSYDDKSSTDLMASGTDTAAVYKNITAANISLSSDIENDVNKIAAASASDEESNNENIQALISICNDSAMFANGTPVDAYNSIITALGTAGSYASQQNTIKTDIVDYVDKSRSSVSGVSTNEETANITKYQQAYAASAKSVSTWSDIYETTINMVNS, encoded by the coding sequence ATGGCTTCTACATTTATGGGTCTTAGCATTGCGGGGCGGGGCCTGTCCGCCAGTCAGGTGGGCCTGTCGGTTACTACGAACAATATCAGCAATGTGAATACAACCGGCTATTCGCGGCAGGTGGTCAATCAGATTGCCGTCGGACCGGCGGCTGTCTACAGCAGCAATTATGTCGGATCGGGGACGGATGTCACCTCGGTGGACCGGGTACGCAGCTTTCGTCTGGATCAAAAATACTGGCAGGAAAACAGCTCACTTAACGAGTGGTCGACGAAGGACAGTACGATTGAGGAATTGCAAAATGTACTGGGGACGTCTATTGATTCTACGGATGAAGGCTTCGGTGCCACTTTAAATGCGTTTTATTCTGCGTTGAGTGATGTATCTTCCGATGCCAGCAGTTCCTCCGCAAGGGCTGAACTACAGGAAAGCGGCGAAGCTCTCTGCAGCTATTTGAATGATGCGGCCAATCAGCTTACACAGCTCAGATCGGATGTTAACAGCGATATCAATACCTCTGTTAATCAAATCAATACGTATGCGCAGCAAATTGCGGATCTCAATCAGCGGATTACCATTGCGGCCAATTCCGGTGCTTCTACTAATGAGCTGGAAGATCAGCGGGATACTTTGATTGACAGCTTGTCTGCGTTAACCAGTGTACAGGTGACACAGGTACAGGTAGGATCCGGCGACAGCTCGTCAGCTTCTTATTCGTATACGGTTACTGTTGGCGGTGAAACATTGGTCAATGGATCAAATGCCCGGCAGTTAGAGACATATGTTATTAATGATGGCAGTACACAGGATGGCATGTATGGTATCCGCTGGTCCGATACGGGGACTTCTTTTGAAACAGGCAGCAGCGGCTCGTTAAAGGCTGAGCTGGATTTACGCGATGGTACAGGTGAGGATGGGGGGTATAAGGGGATCGTCTACTATCAAAATCAGTTGGATGATTTTGCCCGTACCTTTGCGGAAGCTTTTAACGAAGGAATCTATAAAGACGGCAGCACCTCATCTTACGGTAGCGGACATGCATCCGGCTATGGCCTTGACGGTTCGACGGGAATCCGTTTTTTTTCTTATGACGATAAATCATCTACTGATTTAATGGCCAGTGGCACGGATACGGCGGCTGTCTACAAGAATATTACGGCAGCTAATATTTCATTGTCTTCCGATATTGAGAACGATGTAAACAAGATCGCCGCAGCTTCGGCCAGTGACGAAGAGAGCAATAATGAAAATATCCAGGCTTTGATCAGCATCTGCAACGACTCGGCTATGTTTGCCAATGGGACGCCGGTGGATGCCTATAATTCGATTATTACGGCCTTGGGAACCGCCGGGTCCTATGCTTCGCAGCAAAATACCATTAAGACGGATATTGTGGACTATGTGGATAAGAGCCGGTCTTCAGTCTCCGGCGTATCAACGAATGAAGAAACCGCCAATATTACCAAGTACCAGCAGGCATACGCGGCTTCGGCCAAGAGTGTGTCTACCTGGAGCGATATTTATGAGACGACCATAAATATGGTGAATTCATAG
- the flgK gene encoding flagellar hook-associated protein FlgK, producing the protein MSSTFSSYKIAYSGMYASQAGLGTTSNNLANVNTTGSSRTRVSATDKVTVQSSSSTGTGADVGSIARVRDQLLDQTYRTQNTQASYWSVKNGDLEYMQELMSEFGSTDASSESSSTGLQQTIQDFFNDWSELSKDPTSQSNREALIEAANSLVSNFTELDQQLQQLQQDACNSVKDGVDSLNDLASQVAALNDQISQAEAGSNGEATYLQDQRDALLDQMSSLANISVTTRADGTVQVNIGGTALVDGGKTRTLTVTGDGSVDSPLKVQWADTGDAAEISGGSIKAYLEDADQTGYGDIDTSTLPYSYSTDSTSSITTLRQGLNNLLTTIATKVNSLLSSGTDLDGNSGSSIGGFFTTVDSGKALSITNIQVNPAIVSDADKIAISATGEEGDGTIATAISKLTSGDYFSCDGLAMNSTEFYAALTSWIGTAGSNASSNYNTQSALVTQIDTQRQTVSGISLDDEMSNMIIYQNAYNASAKVLSTIDELVAGLISDLGGTLS; encoded by the coding sequence ATGAGCTCGACTTTTAGTTCTTATAAAATAGCCTATTCAGGCATGTATGCCAGTCAGGCCGGCCTGGGTACCACCAGTAATAATTTGGCCAATGTAAATACTACCGGCAGTTCGCGGACCCGGGTGTCGGCAACAGATAAGGTCACTGTACAGTCCAGCAGTTCGACGGGGACAGGTGCGGATGTAGGTTCCATCGCCCGGGTGAGGGACCAGCTTCTGGATCAGACGTACCGGACTCAAAACACGCAGGCCAGCTATTGGTCGGTGAAAAACGGTGATTTGGAATATATGCAGGAACTGATGAGTGAATTTGGCTCGACAGATGCTTCGTCTGAGTCGTCATCGACCGGTTTGCAGCAAACCATTCAGGACTTTTTCAATGATTGGTCGGAACTATCGAAAGATCCCACCAGTCAAAGCAACCGGGAAGCGCTGATTGAGGCGGCCAATTCGCTGGTGAGCAATTTTACCGAGCTTGACCAGCAGCTGCAGCAGTTGCAGCAGGATGCCTGCAATAGCGTTAAAGACGGAGTGGATAGTCTTAATGATCTGGCTTCACAGGTCGCAGCCTTGAATGATCAAATTAGTCAGGCTGAGGCAGGCAGTAATGGGGAAGCTACTTATCTGCAAGACCAGCGGGACGCGCTGCTGGATCAAATGTCCAGTCTGGCTAATATTAGCGTTACAACCAGAGCGGACGGTACGGTACAGGTCAATATTGGCGGGACGGCTTTAGTAGATGGCGGCAAAACACGGACTTTGACGGTGACCGGTGACGGCTCAGTCGATAGTCCGCTAAAAGTACAATGGGCTGATACGGGAGATGCTGCGGAGATAAGCGGCGGCAGCATCAAAGCTTATCTGGAAGATGCCGATCAGACAGGCTATGGTGATATAGATACGTCTACATTGCCTTACAGTTATAGTACGGATAGCACTAGCTCAATTACTACGCTGCGGCAGGGCTTGAACAATCTTTTGACGACAATTGCCACGAAGGTCAACTCGCTGCTTAGCAGCGGAACAGATCTTGACGGCAATAGCGGCAGCAGTATCGGCGGATTTTTTACCACCGTTGATTCCGGTAAGGCATTGAGTATCACTAATATTCAGGTTAATCCGGCTATCGTCAGTGATGCAGATAAAATTGCTATTTCCGCTACGGGGGAAGAAGGGGATGGAACAATTGCCACTGCTATTTCTAAGCTGACCAGTGGTGATTATTTTTCCTGTGATGGCCTGGCGATGAACAGCACGGAATTTTACGCTGCGTTAACCTCGTGGATCGGTACTGCCGGCAGTAATGCCAGCAGTAATTATAATACGCAATCCGCGTTAGTGACACAGATTGATACCCAGCGTCAGACGGTGTCGGGTATTTCGCTTGATGATGAAATGTCGAATATGATTATTTATCAAAACGCCTATAACGCCAGCGCCAAAGTATTAAGCACGATTGATGAACTGGTGGCCGGCTTGATCAGCGATTTGGGCGGCACCTTATCGTAG
- a CDS encoding flagellar hook protein FlgE codes for MMRALYSAVSGIKAQQTSLDVISNNIANVDTTGYKSQRVSFSDLLSQTLSSASGSNGTSGGTNPVQVGLGTSVASTDTIMTVGSSQSTGVATDLSISGNGFFIVTGGSQSQYQFTREGDLTYDADGNLTINGYKVCGWESYTTDSDGNKVYNTNGAVEPINLYSDSYSGNKKLMAAKATTKETLSGNLKTTATAKGTALNNIGTISQTATTKTNSTGVSVSSASGLTQNSTYTVTLTDGTTSGHFDITVTDASGATVATLTDEDLSDGATLTGSNGESIVLASNSSATAGTLTFTAANSKDQTTTMTVYDAQGNSYDVSVNFTKSYYDSSTGQTSWYWETSSSDSNVSSVTGSGYLLFDSSGNLVTTDSSYPSTASVTVSPSGSSPVTLSLDFSNVASMVLSSGDSSVTSSQDGYAAGTLSSLSISSDGTITGTYSNGQTQSLAQIALANFTNPQGLEKVGDNLYVTTVNSGAFTGGVVAGSNGTGSLSSGTLEMSNVDLAEQFSNMMISQRAYQANSKVITAADQCLQSLINMVS; via the coding sequence ATGATGCGCGCACTGTACTCCGCTGTGTCGGGGATCAAAGCACAACAAACAAGTCTTGATGTCATTTCCAACAATATTGCCAATGTGGATACCACCGGTTATAAATCGCAGCGGGTAAGTTTTAGTGATCTTTTGAGCCAGACCTTAAGTTCGGCTTCCGGTTCGAACGGTACCTCGGGCGGCACCAATCCGGTACAGGTTGGCCTGGGTACATCAGTAGCCAGTACGGATACCATTATGACGGTAGGCAGCAGCCAGTCGACCGGAGTGGCGACCGACCTGTCGATCAGCGGTAACGGCTTTTTTATTGTCACCGGCGGTTCACAGAGTCAATATCAGTTTACCCGGGAAGGCGATTTGACTTATGACGCTGACGGCAATTTGACTATCAACGGCTACAAGGTATGCGGCTGGGAGTCGTACACAACCGATTCGGACGGCAATAAAGTGTATAATACCAACGGAGCAGTGGAGCCGATCAACCTGTATTCCGATTCGTACAGCGGCAATAAAAAGTTGATGGCGGCTAAAGCGACTACTAAGGAAACTCTGTCGGGTAACTTGAAAACTACTGCGACAGCGAAGGGAACGGCATTAAATAATATAGGAACTATTTCTCAAACGGCGACAACGAAAACTAATTCTACCGGTGTAAGCGTTTCATCAGCATCGGGTTTAACCCAAAACAGCACATATACGGTAACCTTGACTGACGGTACCACCAGCGGTCATTTCGATATTACGGTAACCGACGCCAGTGGTGCCACAGTCGCTACACTGACTGATGAAGACTTAAGTGACGGAGCCACCTTGACCGGCTCGAATGGAGAGTCCATTGTGCTGGCGTCCAACAGCAGTGCAACGGCAGGTACATTGACCTTTACTGCTGCTAATAGCAAAGACCAGACGACGACTATGACCGTTTATGATGCTCAGGGGAATTCGTATGATGTGAGTGTGAACTTTACTAAGAGCTATTATGATTCGTCCACCGGGCAAACCAGTTGGTACTGGGAAACCTCGTCCAGCGACAGCAATGTATCCTCAGTAACAGGCAGCGGCTATTTACTGTTTGATTCAAGCGGTAATTTGGTGACTACTGATAGTTCCTATCCTTCTACTGCGTCTGTTACCGTATCGCCCAGCGGCAGTTCACCTGTTACCCTGTCGCTTGATTTTTCCAATGTGGCATCCATGGTACTAAGCAGCGGTGATTCCAGTGTCACTTCCAGCCAGGATGGTTATGCAGCCGGGACATTATCCAGTTTAAGCATTAGCTCGGACGGAACAATAACCGGAACTTACAGCAATGGACAAACCCAGTCACTGGCCCAAATTGCGCTGGCTAATTTTACCAATCCGCAAGGCCTGGAAAAAGTCGGCGATAATCTGTATGTTACCACCGTCAACTCCGGCGCTTTTACCGGTGGTGTGGTAGCCGGCAGCAATGGGACAGGATCGCTGAGCAGCGGTACGCTGGAAATGTCTAACGTTGATCTGGCGGAACAGTTCAGTAATATGATGATCAGTCAACGGGCTTATCAGGCCAACAGCAAGGTCATTACTGCTGCCGACCAATGCCTGCAATCGTTAATCAATATGGTCAGCTAA
- a CDS encoding flagellar hook capping FlgD N-terminal domain-containing protein codes for MSTVTTAINSSGTAASSTTTTTSSSSNTLDYSDFITLLTTELKYQDPTESVDSSEYISQMAQLSTLSQLNTIGNSINNVQALNMIGKTATYEYTDSSGNTSTISGTVDSVINSSGSTYLSIDGNTVSLDDVVKVQDTSSSSS; via the coding sequence ATGAGTACGGTGACAACAGCTATCAACTCCAGCGGTACGGCCGCCTCGTCGACTACGACTACAACCAGCTCCAGCAGCAATACGCTTGATTACAGTGACTTTATTACTTTGTTGACAACTGAATTGAAGTATCAGGACCCCACTGAGTCAGTGGACAGCTCGGAGTACATATCGCAAATGGCCCAGCTTAGTACCTTGTCGCAGTTAAATACCATCGGCAATTCGATCAACAATGTGCAAGCCCTGAATATGATCGGTAAAACGGCTACCTATGAATATACCGATTCTTCCGGTAATACATCCACCATCAGTGGTACCGTTGATTCGGTGATCAATTCCAGCGGGTCTACCTATCTTAGCATCGATGGTAATACTGTTTCCCTTGATGATGTGGTGAAGGTGCAAGATACTTCCAGTAGTTCCAGTTAA